The following DNA comes from Diadema setosum chromosome 20, eeDiaSeto1, whole genome shotgun sequence.
AATTGTGTCATGCATCGGGTAtcataatatcatttataataggccctatatgtcatatcatatatcatatcatatcatatatcattatcattattatcaatcactatcatcattatcatcaggtGACGTcacatgtcatgtcatgtcgtGCCATATGTAATGTGATATGATGATATACAGCGTATTAATGTAGGCAATAATAGTTCATGATCACGTGTACGTACATAATTTCTGTGGTTTGTAATACGCTCGTCCTCCTGTAAACATTCCCCATAAATATAGGCTGACATTAAGAGCATAAAATTGTAATGCTCTTAATTGGGCCGACCGTGACTCGCCCGAGTAAGAACTCCAGAAATACGTCTCCTCGTAAGCCTAGTGGATTTCAGAAAATGACTCTTGCGTTCATATCATAATACTCTCGAGCTTTTATTACTGAAGTTGTAAACGCAGTAAGAATCACTCCTCTTAATATACGCCAGCTTTAAGTCGAGCTAGAGTGCCAAATACAAATGCAGGAAATGCAGTCCGAATTAGGGGATGCATTAAAATGGCAAAAATCAAAACCACCAATGTTATTTATGGTCTATTTGTAGACTGATGTCTGTATGACTCAAAATTGAAATGTAATTCCTTCGCACATTTTGATCCTTCGAACGTGTCATGCTTGATGTTGGGCTTTTagtgattgttttgtttttttttttattatggaCTTTTTGTATTGGTTTCCATAACATGGGTAATTGACTAATCAAATCAAGCAATTTCGACTCTTGATGTAAATGTTATTAGTCATTAATAATTTGATTGCTTTTCGAAACAATGCAAAGTAAAACATTCATGTAATTTGATACTGAAGGTTGCAAAATTGGGAAATTCATGTTTGGAGAAAACTGCTTATAATGACTTTACTAATGACATCTCATTCAACCAGACCAGTACTTGATGTCAAATACGCTAATATATAAGTGAAATCAAATTTAGAATGCAAGTCATTaaaacaaaccccccccccaaaaaaaaaaaataataaaaataaaaaaatacaaaaaatacgTCATTTgcgtttatttctttcttttttttttttttttcttggggggtggggaggatAATACTGATGAGTTTTTcttacctttaaaaaaaaagttttgttttttgtttttattttcgttttttttttttttttgtgtttgtttattgaCTTATGTGCCGAAAGTCGAGTAAGTGGGGTTATTAGTATTGATATATTCTATGTCGACGCCTACTTTCGCACTCGGATTATGCTAGAACTACAGCGTAGAGGTTCAGGAATGAGCGGATCTACTGCATTGGTTCACTGATACAttaaaattgaaacaaaacaaataacttGAAGAGGCATAATTTCCTAGTATAGGGTCCCGGTTTGTGTAAGACCGCCCTAATATAAAGTACAGGTAGATAATAAAGTATACTGGCAAAGTATGCTTTGATTATCCatgttgaaaagaagaaaaaaaaaatatatctccTAAACAAAAGATTCTTTGTCTCGCTCTGTTTATCGCAGGTCTCTCATGCTTTTGATGGACGCTGGAACGCCGTTCCTGATGCAATGTCGGAATACTCTGGTGAGTACCTGAGGGTACTGCAACAGCTGACGACGGCATGGACGAGACATCGCCGCATCAAACTCTCCTTCGTCGTCATGATCCTGGTCAACGCCTGCCTCTATCTCGTGATCTACAGCGGGCGAAAGGAGGTGGTCAGCGGGCGCGAAGTCGCCACCTCGAAGCCGCGCGACGGCGCCGGGGTATCGACGCGCGATCTCGGACAGGTGCGTTGCGGTGGGGCAGACGTGGTGAAGGACGTGGTGCGCCACCATGGGGCCAACGCCGAGGAACACATGGACAAGCTGTGTAGGGGTACCAGCGAGGGAGCGACGACGGCAAAGTCACGTGGTCTCTTCTCGTGGATCCTGGGTTGGTTCAGCGCCGGAAACAGTACCAAAGCGCGCAAGAGTCTAAGCGCGTCGCATGACTACAAATTAGTACTGAATCAGCGCGATGTGTGTAGGACTAGCAGTACCAATGGCACCGAAGTGTTTCTCCTCGTGTGCGTCTTCACCGTGCACGCGAATTTCGAGAAACGGAAGGCCATTCGCGAAACATGGGGCTCGCAGAAGCTCATCAACGATAAACGAATAGTGACACTCTTCATGCTGGGAAAGTCTAGCAACGCCTTTCATCAGAAACTCGTCGAGCTGGAGAGCAGGAGGCATGGAGATATCCTGATGGAGGACTTCGTGGACGCCTACCATAATTTGACCCTCAAAACAATCATGACGATGAAATGGGCGAGTCAGTACTGTTCGAACGCGCATTACGTAATGAAGACTGATGACGACATGTATGTGAATTACAAAATGCTCATCACCCATCTGACGGATCCCGGCACGCCACCCACGAACTACTTTGTCGGAAGCAAATTCTCCGGCAACGCGCCGATCAGGAATCCCAAGAGCAAGTGGTACGTCCCGCGCAAATTGTACCCGAACACGAAATACCCGTCGTTCTGCTCCGGCACCGGCTACGTCATGTCCGGCGACGTGCCGAGACGCGCGTACAACATGTCCCTGCGCACGCGCTACCTCTACTTGGAGGACGTGTACATGGGGCTGTGCATGAAGAAGCTGAAGATCAACATGACGGGCCACACGGGGTTCCACATCGACAATCAGCCGTACAAGTACTGCGCCTACAAGCGGCTCATCACCACGCACGGGAAGACGATCACGGAGATGTACCGCATCTGGGAGGACCAGCGGTCGCGTGGCAACACGCGCTGCATCGGGGTCAAATCGTAGCACAGGGTCATATACCTCTGCATTCGATAGAGGTTAACAAGCAGAAGGGCAAACCTGACGAATAATTGCACAGGCTGACTATAATTGGATGTGGCGCCTTAATGTTGGATAACTGTGAGATGATCCGGTCTCTACAACCGTTCGCTTTCAATCGTATCACGATTATAATCACAATCCAGTTGTTCAAGTGTGTTTCTTTCGTATCATGGTATTATGCAGAATTTAAAGTTCTATAAAGTATTGAGAAGCGCGCAATAAGCCTCCCGAAATTTGGGAGTATGAGGCTAAAACTTAAGAGTAAAAGGTCACAATTTACATTGTTATCAGTGATATGAAAAGCAAGTTTTCTTTCCAATGTACGATGGGGAAAGACCTGGCAAGTATTAAAAGGTCAGATGCCAAGGTTTAAGGATTAaattctcggctcacccgtcggcgactttaggatccttttgttggaGCGGGTCATGAATTCTGGTGATGTGAATAactgtgtgttttgtgttgtaATTTATTGAAATTGTCACTGGCTGATGGTATTGTAAAATGTTTACAATACCATGAACCAGTGACAATTTCAATAAATtacaacacaaaacacacagtTATTCACATCACCAGAATTCATGAAGACCTATTTAAGACACAGTTAAGTCATAGAGTAAGAGAATTAAAGGTCAATGTGAATAATGTTCACTTTACACAGTGAACAAGATAGTTTGATGAGTATTTGAATAACTTTCACTGGAGTTCATGATaagctctcccccccccccccctatcaaGTTGTCCTCCTATCTCCTTAATCTTCTTGTCGACACAATGTGTGAACAGAAGCGTAAGTGTTAACAAGCAGCGATATCCCCATACGCCCGCACCGCCACAAAACCAGGCTTGTTAACACTGTAATGACACGCCCGTCATCGCCCATAATCTTCACCGAGACGATTACAGTATCGTTGATATTTCCGCATACGTCGTCATGCACAACAGGGTGAATCAGTACACAGAACTTTAAGGGGTATTGGGAAATGAGCTGATTTTCTCACTTCTGTTTGGTCACAATGTACACTTAGTCCACCGTGGTGGACGTTTATTTAGATATTGAAAATCTATGTcgttgtttttacttttgttgaTTCAGCTTAATCGATTCTGTATACTGTACTTGTGGTTTATCCAGCACCTCATTTGGGGAGCTGAATTTGTCAGAAAACGGATCTTGTAATTATTTAGTAGTTCAATTGGGATTACCAGGAATTATAAGGGTTACATCATTTAAGCGCATGGTACATTTTTTAGTATGATTACGATTATAAACATGATGTCGAATGATGCTGATTGtgattttgaatatgattatggttgcggttatgattatgatgaagaATGTGATTATATTTTAAGTTGATTGTGATTATAAATGTGATTTTTATTACGTGTATAATTATGATGCTACATGATTGTGACATCACTTTAATATTTCGCGATATGTCACCATCAATGCAATATGATGCCAGACTTGACGTAGCTTTGACTTTGTGTGATGTTTGAAAGATTTGCTGACGTAGAACAAGAACGAGAACAAAATGCAATGTCTCTCGCAGGTAGGTACCGTGTATTATCATCCCCTGAGCTGGAGTTTTGGCAGAATATTTACCGACGCTGAAAAGACGTGCAGAATAGATTGATATCTGGTCAATCATCAAACAAGCATAGTTTCGATGGGGATCAATTTAGCTAACAAAATAACAATCGATGCAGGATCagtcttttgctttgttttcattcatgtgACCTCAGCACCATAAAACATTCATACATCGGAATCCAAACTTCCACGTGGCCGCCATGATTAAATATTTCTAGAAACCAAAAGTAAGTGTTACAAACGAGGCGATAAAGTTAACATAAGGAAAGGCTGAAGCGTCAGGAGGGCACGGTGTCTCGTAGCGATCCTGGAGACTTTAGAGTATACTGTGACTTATCCTACGTAACAAAAGGCAGACTTTCTCGGGCGAAGAAGCTGAGGAAGAAAAGGCTGAGATAAGAAAGTGTTATACTTAATTCTTTatttgatgtgatgtgatgtgatgtgatgtgatgtgatgtgatgtgatttcCTTTCTGCATTCCTTTTTCGTGCAAGAATATAACACAGAGGCAGTTGAACAAAGTTATAATTGAGTGTAATGTTTGAAACTAACAGTTAAAATGCATGGAACATGTAAATGATTGACTTAAATGTGCAGCATCGTTTTCTTGGTTATGCAAAACGAAAGCGAGCAGGTTGTCATTATTATGCATATTAAAACTCAAGATTTCACGTACCTGTGGTTCAAGAGACAAATTAAGCAAATCTTTAGTGTAGTAGAAATGTAGGAGACCATTATCactattttaatcatttttctctTAATGACAATGTTATGAGACATACAATGATTAGTGATCATCAGGGCGGACTGCTGGCGGGCTGGATAATTTCCAGACTGACACTTGCATGTGTAGCAATACAAGAAGCATGGCTTTAGGATGGGATGGGTGCAATCAAACGTCAAATCTGATAGTATGGCAGTCGATTCGTTGTTTTCAAAGAACTTTTCTTGTCGACAGGACCAAGGTAGACGTTCGCCGTATATATCGGATACAGTTATCGGACATAGGTTAAGTTTATCACGTACTCTCACAAGATCTGCCGGCATACAGTATATGTACTGCTAGCTTTTAGTAGAGCTATCAGGAAATTTCCAAACGAGGATAGCACCACCAGAGCCCTAAGAAATCTGTCGACAGACTGACTACACTGCCGATTATCCCTCTGAAATAGAAATTTGTATAGTATATAGTTTCTTAGATCGTGGTTATCACCCCTTGCTTCTTTCCCGGTCTCCTCTTTAGAAATATGAGCGGATTTTTATCGAGGTTTGTTCAAGGGTAGAATtcgcatggaaaaaaaaaagatcaacaacaacagcagcagcaggaTGTGATATTACCCATGATCGTTAAATAGAAGATACACTGTTTCT
Coding sequences within:
- the LOC140243741 gene encoding beta-1,3-galactosyltransferase 1-like; its protein translation is MSEYSGEYLRVLQQLTTAWTRHRRIKLSFVVMILVNACLYLVIYSGRKEVVSGREVATSKPRDGAGVSTRDLGQVRCGGADVVKDVVRHHGANAEEHMDKLCRGTSEGATTAKSRGLFSWILGWFSAGNSTKARKSLSASHDYKLVLNQRDVCRTSSTNGTEVFLLVCVFTVHANFEKRKAIRETWGSQKLINDKRIVTLFMLGKSSNAFHQKLVELESRRHGDILMEDFVDAYHNLTLKTIMTMKWASQYCSNAHYVMKTDDDMYVNYKMLITHLTDPGTPPTNYFVGSKFSGNAPIRNPKSKWYVPRKLYPNTKYPSFCSGTGYVMSGDVPRRAYNMSLRTRYLYLEDVYMGLCMKKLKINMTGHTGFHIDNQPYKYCAYKRLITTHGKTITEMYRIWEDQRSRGNTRCIGVKS